A window of the Caldalkalibacillus salinus genome harbors these coding sequences:
- a CDS encoding dynamin family protein — MNQHIALLTEMKEQIEAKQDAKTASKVNDLISKLEENTLNIGFCGHFSAGKSSMINALLGEALLPSSPIPTSANLVILRQGPPQAVITLTDGQTKTVKLEDIDQWKHYYKDGTQVKKVDIQTDQPLLEEGVQLLDTPGIDSTDHQHQAATEEALHLADLIVFVTDYNHVQSEGNFEFLKRLKEKGKRIILVVNQIDKHRDSELSMNKFQERMNEGLRSWGVEVEALLLTSLKKPEHPYNQLPALKKGLHRVKKLKYGLITDQIHKDIRTLWKEHGTFLKNETQKRYHAMLNECEALKEKWEWSDNKNALAEYKHSEAKIARWTPECEADITSILDNAILTPYQTMQYLEAFVESQQKDFKVGLLFSKKKTAEEQERRLTQLYDNLTENIQTQVEWHVKETLKQKAHAYDLYDEGFAETLASWHLTYPKEQLVQSVKHDTVGDDYTYILAKDIKGQIKQLYRRGTRTFIEEGQALLEKYHRESFDARQALIEALKRIEDIENAYEEAQQSVEHRIQNDIARVEEDLTALTTASNEDTLTLQDAQKGPHSGAVDQSDSSQNGQVAQIAPLFAEMKSEQPVSHDQPIQQVNDESLSFNMSIPETSNANSPTPEDSNTTWDQKWHVDTEVVQHMAQRLSQGSDILSQLPHMDAWVQDLRSRAQRLEDNQFTVCLFGAFSAGKSSLINALLGEAYLPVSPHPTTAAINQLLPADAHYPTGTAVIQMKSEQEIRAQVDTALERLQLSVQGDMVNKLEQITEVDPSQLRASLKPYYTFLNACHKGWSVAQDQLGSEQKTDQDTFSQIVAEETKACFVSTIRLYVDHPLLKKGMTFIDTPGADSIFARHTNVAFDYVKHADVILYVTYYNHAFSKADRQFLDQLGRVKDQFALDKMFFLINAADLAQSEEELSLVVDHVKQELLKSGIRHPRTYPVSSLDVLYGQPNEGFHSFMSSFTQFLSTDVVDVLTKSAELDLQKGAQLIDEMLEDLQSSQDKKQAKIKSVQEAGQALQEKVKARAYVSFHEDVNRELQEHIYYVKQRLFHHFSDHVNEAFHPSVFQGNQNMKKVIDGCLEELRFDISYQLKEELKALTVRMERYLKDGLKNITQEWQHHLQQHQWHMSDLNMSKSFEQPAMPDQIAQLTDKERQTCYKQFKSAKQFFEGNGKATLQAYLEERLQGVVHEFLEEALASFQAYYQDKWDELSVEMKERLSTEIQTLMSAKIQALQGHISVQELKKAKEAYRSV, encoded by the coding sequence ATGAATCAACACATCGCATTATTAACAGAGATGAAAGAGCAGATTGAAGCAAAACAGGACGCAAAAACAGCGAGTAAAGTCAATGATCTTATTTCAAAGCTTGAGGAAAACACATTAAATATTGGGTTTTGTGGTCATTTTTCCGCTGGTAAGTCCAGTATGATTAATGCTTTACTAGGAGAAGCTTTACTTCCCTCTAGTCCGATCCCGACGAGCGCTAACCTGGTCATCCTACGTCAAGGTCCGCCACAAGCGGTGATCACATTAACGGATGGGCAAACGAAGACCGTAAAACTAGAAGATATTGATCAATGGAAACACTACTATAAAGACGGTACACAGGTTAAAAAGGTCGATATCCAAACGGATCAGCCCCTCTTAGAAGAGGGTGTACAACTATTGGACACACCAGGAATTGACTCCACAGATCACCAACACCAAGCGGCAACAGAGGAAGCACTTCACCTTGCTGATTTAATCGTATTCGTCACAGATTATAACCACGTTCAGTCTGAAGGGAATTTTGAATTTCTAAAACGTTTGAAGGAGAAAGGCAAGCGTATCATTCTTGTGGTTAACCAAATCGATAAGCACCGCGACAGCGAGCTGTCGATGAACAAGTTCCAAGAGCGCATGAACGAAGGATTACGCTCTTGGGGAGTTGAAGTTGAGGCGCTCCTTCTCACATCGTTAAAAAAACCCGAACACCCATATAACCAACTCCCTGCCCTTAAAAAGGGCTTACATCGTGTTAAAAAGTTAAAATACGGACTTATCACGGATCAGATACATAAGGATATCCGTACGTTATGGAAAGAACACGGCACGTTTCTGAAAAATGAGACCCAAAAACGGTACCATGCCATGTTAAATGAATGTGAAGCACTGAAAGAGAAATGGGAATGGTCTGATAATAAAAATGCCTTAGCAGAATACAAGCATTCTGAAGCTAAAATTGCGCGCTGGACGCCAGAGTGTGAAGCAGACATCACGTCTATACTGGACAATGCCATACTCACACCCTACCAAACGATGCAGTATTTAGAGGCCTTCGTTGAGAGTCAGCAGAAGGATTTTAAGGTTGGTCTACTATTCTCCAAGAAAAAGACAGCAGAAGAGCAAGAACGTCGCCTCACACAACTTTATGACAATTTGACTGAAAATATACAGACCCAGGTCGAATGGCATGTGAAGGAAACATTAAAACAAAAGGCGCACGCTTATGATCTTTATGATGAAGGTTTTGCCGAAACATTGGCCTCCTGGCATCTCACGTATCCTAAGGAACAACTGGTTCAAAGCGTCAAGCATGACACAGTTGGCGATGATTACACGTACATCTTAGCCAAAGACATCAAGGGCCAAATCAAACAGTTATACAGACGAGGCACACGCACCTTTATTGAGGAAGGTCAAGCATTATTGGAAAAGTATCACCGGGAATCGTTTGACGCTCGACAAGCACTCATTGAAGCGCTTAAACGTATCGAGGACATCGAAAATGCATATGAAGAGGCGCAACAAAGCGTTGAACATCGTATTCAGAATGATATCGCACGTGTTGAGGAAGATTTGACAGCATTGACGACAGCGTCTAATGAAGACACTCTTACACTGCAGGACGCCCAGAAGGGTCCTCATTCTGGAGCTGTGGATCAAAGCGATTCTTCACAAAACGGGCAAGTCGCTCAAATCGCACCGTTATTCGCTGAGATGAAATCTGAACAACCTGTGAGTCACGATCAGCCTATACAACAAGTGAACGACGAGTCTCTTTCATTCAACATGTCAATACCAGAAACGAGTAACGCGAACAGCCCAACACCGGAAGACAGCAACACGACTTGGGATCAAAAATGGCATGTGGACACTGAGGTCGTCCAACACATGGCTCAGCGTTTATCTCAAGGCAGTGACATCTTATCTCAATTACCTCATATGGACGCGTGGGTGCAAGACCTTCGCTCAAGAGCCCAAAGACTAGAGGACAATCAATTCACTGTCTGCTTATTTGGTGCGTTCAGTGCGGGCAAATCCTCATTGATTAACGCTTTGTTAGGTGAAGCGTATTTACCTGTCTCCCCTCACCCCACAACGGCTGCAATTAACCAGCTTTTGCCCGCTGATGCGCATTATCCAACGGGGACAGCGGTTATTCAAATGAAGTCTGAGCAAGAGATTCGTGCCCAAGTTGACACAGCGCTAGAACGCCTGCAGCTCTCTGTTCAAGGTGATATGGTTAATAAATTAGAGCAGATTACTGAAGTCGATCCGAGTCAATTACGTGCCAGCCTAAAACCTTACTATACGTTCCTCAACGCTTGTCATAAAGGTTGGTCTGTGGCACAAGACCAGCTTGGCTCAGAACAAAAAACGGACCAAGACACCTTTAGCCAGATTGTGGCTGAGGAAACGAAAGCATGCTTTGTGTCCACCATTCGGTTGTATGTCGATCATCCGTTACTTAAGAAAGGGATGACCTTCATCGACACCCCTGGCGCAGACTCTATTTTCGCTCGTCATACGAATGTGGCCTTCGACTATGTGAAGCATGCGGACGTGATTCTTTACGTGACGTACTATAACCATGCCTTTAGTAAAGCGGATCGTCAATTTTTAGATCAGCTCGGCCGTGTCAAGGACCAATTCGCTTTAGACAAGATGTTCTTCCTGATTAACGCCGCAGACCTGGCGCAGTCTGAAGAAGAGTTATCTCTCGTCGTTGATCATGTCAAACAGGAACTGTTGAAGTCCGGTATTCGACATCCACGGACTTATCCTGTTTCAAGTTTAGACGTGCTCTATGGGCAACCGAATGAAGGCTTCCATTCCTTCATGTCCTCTTTTACTCAGTTTCTTTCTACTGATGTGGTCGATGTTCTGACCAAGAGCGCAGAGCTAGACTTACAAAAAGGGGCCCAGCTGATAGACGAGATGCTTGAGGACTTACAATCCTCTCAAGACAAAAAACAAGCGAAAATAAAGTCCGTGCAGGAAGCAGGTCAAGCCTTACAGGAAAAAGTTAAAGCAAGGGCTTACGTTTCATTCCATGAGGATGTTAATCGAGAACTGCAAGAGCATATTTACTATGTCAAACAGCGCTTGTTTCATCATTTTTCTGATCATGTGAATGAAGCGTTCCATCCTTCTGTCTTTCAGGGAAATCAAAATATGAAAAAAGTGATTGATGGGTGTCTAGAAGAACTCCGTTTTGACATCTCTTATCAATTAAAGGAGGAGCTAAAAGCCCTCACCGTAAGGATGGAAAGATATCTTAAGGATGGTCTAAAGAACATTACCCAGGAGTGGCAGCACCATCTTCAACAGCATCAATGGCACATGAGTGACCTGAACATGAGTAAGTCATTTGAGCAACCCGCTATGCCAGATCAAATTGCACAACTGACAGATAAGGAACGACAGACTTGTTATAAGCAATTTAAATCAGCAAAGCAATTCTTTGAGGGCAATGGTAAAGCAACGTTACAAGCCTACTTAGAAGAACGATTACAAGGTGTTGTCCATGAATTTTTAGAAGAAGCGCTAGCCTCTTTTCAAGCGTATTATCAAGACAAGTGGGATGAGTTAAGCGTAGAAATGAAAGAGAGGTTATCAACAGAGATTCAGACACTCATGTCAGCCAAAATCCAAGCGTTACAAGGTCACATCTCCGTGCAAGAACTGAAAAAAGCCAAGGAAGCGTATAGAAGCGTATAA
- a CDS encoding DUF2639 domain-containing protein: MYVGTKGWYVEELKKRGIRYIEQKKVEKYKAHILANVLEQNK, translated from the coding sequence TGTACGTTGGAACAAAAGGTTGGTACGTTGAAGAATTGAAAAAAAGAGGCATTCGTTACATTGAGCAAAAGAAAGTTGAGAAGTACAAAGCTCACATCCTAGCAAACGTCCTTGAACAAAACAAATAA